From Lycium ferocissimum isolate CSIRO_LF1 chromosome 12, AGI_CSIRO_Lferr_CH_V1, whole genome shotgun sequence, one genomic window encodes:
- the LOC132040301 gene encoding triacylglycerol lipase OBL1-like, translated as MRVDLDRTIKMGDRRYSPHVSIMAAKLSYENEALNKTVIQHHWQMHFLGLQNFWNAYEEQYSTQATMFQDKTDDPNLIVVAFRGTGPFYANAWISDIDLSWYDLEGMGKIHAGFMKALGLQKPIGWPKDIINQEAQEQNNTTKQFAYYKIREDLKKILSKSEKAKFIVTGHSLGGALAILFASVLFLHEEEWLLDKLEGVYTFGQPRVGDEQFGNFMMKKLKKFDVKYFRYVYCNDMVPRLPYDDKTLFFKHFGSCLYYNSLYKGKVKEEEPNKNYFSLLWVLPKVLNAAFELIRSFILSWLKGSDYEQSWLEIIFRMVGFVIPGLSAHGPVDYVNLTRLGSTLHLPQSQEGLKHD; from the exons ATGAGAGTGGACTTAGACAGGACAATAAAGATGGGAGACAGAAGATATAGTCCACACGTGTCAATCATGGCTGCTAAATTATCGTATGAAAATGAAGCCCTTAATAAAACAGTGATCCAACATCATTGGCAG ATGCATTTCTTGGGGCTACAGAACTTCTGGAATG CTTACGAGGAGCAATATTCTACCCAAGCCACAATGTTTCAAGACAAAACTGACGATCCAAACTTAATTGTGGTAGCATTTAGAGGGACAGGTCCATTTTATGCAAATGCATGGATTTCAGATATAGACCTATCATGGTATGATCTTGAAGGGATGGGTAAAATTCATGCAGGGTTCATGAAAGCCCTAGGGTTGCAAAAACCCATAGGCTGGCCCAAAGACATTATTAATCAAGAAGCCCAAGAACAAAATAATACTACTAAGCAATTTGCATATTACAAAATCAGAgaagatttgaagaaaatattgagCAAAAGTGAGAAAGCAAAGTTCATAGTGACAGGACATAGCTTAGGTGGTGCATTAGCAATTTTATTTGCATCTGTGTTATTTTTGCATGAAGAGGAGTGGCTATTGGATAAACTTGAAGGGGTTTATACATTTGGACAACCTAGGGTCGGCGATGAACAATTTGGGAATTTCAtgatgaagaaattgaagaagttTGATGTGAAGTATTTTAGGTATGTTTATTGCAATGATATGGTGCCAAGATTGCCCTATGATGACAAAACTCTCTTCTTCAAGCACTTTGGATCATGTCTGTACTACAATAGCCTCTACAAAGGCAAGGTAAA GGAGGAAGAACCAAACAAGAATTACTTCTCACTGCTATGGGTTTTACCAAAGGTGTTGAATGCAGCTTTTGAGCTAATTAGGAGTTTCATTCTCTCTTGGCTTAAAGGAAGTGATTACGAACAAAGTTGGCTTGAGATAATATTTAGGATGGTTGGATTCGTAATCCCGGGATTATCAGCTCATGGTCCAGTAGATTATGTTAATCTTACTCGTTTAGGATCCACCCTTCATCTTCCTCAATCACAAGAAGGACTTAAACACGATTAA